In one window of Bemisia tabaci chromosome 4, PGI_BMITA_v3 DNA:
- the LOC109031756 gene encoding protein FAM32A-like isoform X1: MSSDYEQFAKGPLKLKKDVSSGKKKKKEKQREKEIVKQVTNASKETEKPKNEMKLTKAELAFMKQQEKMKKERILQLASTTHKQRVEKFNQHLDSLTEHFDIPKVSWTK, translated from the exons ATGTCATCAGATTATGAGCAGTTCGCTAAGGGCCCCCTCAAACTGAAGAAGGACGTTTCTTCCGGAAAAAA gaagaaaaaggagaagcaACGAGAAAAAGAAATAGTAAAACAGGTCACCAATGCCtcaaaagaaactgaaaaaccaaaaaatgaaatgaaattaacCAAGGCTGAGTTGGCTTTTATGAAGCAGCAAGAGAAAATG AAAAAGGAGCGGATTTTGCAGCTAGCATCGACAACTCACAAACAGCGAGTGGAGAAATTTAATCAACATTTGGACAGTTTAACAGAGCACTTTGATATACCCAAAGTCAGCTGGACCAAATGA
- the LOC109031756 gene encoding protein FAM32A-like isoform X2, translating to MNAGTLSMKKKEKQREKEIVKQVTNASKETEKPKNEMKLTKAELAFMKQQEKMKKERILQLASTTHKQRVEKFNQHLDSLTEHFDIPKVSWTK from the exons ATGAATGCAGGCACACTCTCAAT gaagaaaaaggagaagcaACGAGAAAAAGAAATAGTAAAACAGGTCACCAATGCCtcaaaagaaactgaaaaaccaaaaaatgaaatgaaattaacCAAGGCTGAGTTGGCTTTTATGAAGCAGCAAGAGAAAATG AAAAAGGAGCGGATTTTGCAGCTAGCATCGACAACTCACAAACAGCGAGTGGAGAAATTTAATCAACATTTGGACAGTTTAACAGAGCACTTTGATATACCCAAAGTCAGCTGGACCAAATGA